A genomic region of Chryseobacterium sp. KACC 21268 contains the following coding sequences:
- a CDS encoding sigma-70 family RNA polymerase sigma factor encodes MENKQKAFSKLIKDNQGLIIKVSRLYTHSLEDQEDLFQEIVLQLWKSYDSFQGNSKISTWMYRVALNTAITLFRKKTRQPQTDELQDFHSKDFLEDNDEKQQQISLLYKVIKLLPDVERAIVMMYLDDEPYKEIAETLGITEVNARVKMNRLKKVLKELMIKHA; translated from the coding sequence ATGGAGAACAAACAGAAAGCTTTTTCTAAATTAATAAAGGACAACCAAGGACTTATCATCAAAGTCTCGCGCCTTTATACCCATTCTCTGGAGGACCAGGAAGATCTTTTTCAGGAGATCGTGTTACAACTTTGGAAATCGTACGACTCATTCCAAGGTAATTCTAAGATTTCGACGTGGATGTACCGTGTAGCTTTGAATACGGCCATCACATTATTCCGAAAGAAAACCAGACAACCACAGACGGACGAACTTCAGGATTTCCACAGCAAAGATTTCCTTGAAGACAATGATGAGAAACAACAACAAATCTCGCTGTTGTACAAAGTAATCAAACTTCTGCCCGATGTGGAAAGAGCCATCGTGATGATGTATCTGGACGATGAGCCTTATAAAGAAATTGCTGAAACATTGGGAATCACAGAAGTGAACGCCCGTGTGAAAATGAACAGACTTAAGAAAGTACTAAAAGAATTAATGATAAAGCATGCCTAA
- a CDS encoding beta-carotene 15,15'-monooxygenase: protein MPNEEDFDIDSLKKTWQDQEIADGYDQSEIESMLNRKSRNYVKYILWISIAEFVIFGLINFLALFSSNFHTDFTSILDKLQIRNQNEVEFSLDRIYYWMKIFSLLITGVFVVIFYINYKKITVESNLKKFITHIIHFKRTVNLFIFSNIFLLILFIGSFTSFIVFTINKQKIHVDNPTFWGLITGVVFSLLICIILILLYYKLAYGILLKRLSKNLTQLEHIDSEKA from the coding sequence ATGCCTAACGAAGAAGATTTTGATATCGATTCTCTAAAGAAAACTTGGCAAGATCAAGAAATTGCTGATGGCTATGATCAAAGTGAGATCGAATCTATGCTTAATAGAAAATCGAGGAATTATGTAAAATATATCCTTTGGATCAGTATTGCAGAATTTGTGATCTTTGGATTGATCAATTTCTTAGCTTTATTTTCCAGCAATTTCCATACAGATTTTACGAGTATTCTGGATAAACTTCAAATCCGAAATCAGAACGAGGTCGAGTTTTCTTTGGATAGAATCTATTACTGGATGAAGATCTTCAGTTTGCTGATAACAGGCGTATTCGTGGTCATTTTCTATATTAATTATAAAAAAATCACCGTAGAGTCTAACCTCAAAAAGTTCATCACGCATATCATTCATTTCAAAAGAACGGTCAATCTTTTTATCTTCAGCAATATATTTTTATTAATCCTTTTTATTGGGAGTTTTACGAGTTTTATCGTCTTTACCATCAATAAGCAAAAGATCCATGTTGATAATCCGACTTTTTGGGGATTGATTACGGGTGTCGTTTTCAGTTTGTTGATCTGTATCATTCTAATATTGCTCTACTACAAATTGGCATACGGAATCCTGCTGAAAAGGCTTTCCAAAAATCTAACACAGCTCGAACATATCGATTCTGAAAAAGCGTGA
- a CDS encoding transcription antitermination protein NusB: MLGRRQIREKVVESLYAYYQNPIRFEVVEKNMFSEINKIYNLYIYTLNFMVGLKSLTEDQIEIGKNKYIKTTENENPNQKLVRNQILIQLEDNEERRSFSSKHKDLLWDSNDPILVKTFQRIKAGKRYQDYMEDSEISFEDDQKFIGKLFLRYVAENSDLHDRFEEKEMSWADDLHISNSMIQKTIGFMKQDEPSHTLIKMLKDDEDEEFARKLLRSSLNNWEESEKKLQERLVNWELDRISLLDRIVLIAAITELDNFPLTASRIIINEYIDISKVYGTEKSNVFINGVLDKYTKDTNRV; the protein is encoded by the coding sequence ATGCTGGGAAGAAGACAAATCCGTGAAAAAGTTGTAGAATCGCTCTATGCTTACTATCAAAACCCGATCAGGTTTGAAGTTGTTGAGAAAAATATGTTCTCAGAAATCAACAAAATCTACAATCTGTACATCTACACGCTCAACTTTATGGTGGGATTGAAGAGTTTGACAGAGGATCAGATAGAAATTGGGAAAAACAAGTACATCAAAACCACGGAGAACGAAAATCCAAATCAAAAATTAGTTAGAAACCAGATCCTCATTCAGTTAGAAGACAATGAAGAGAGAAGAAGTTTCTCTAGCAAACACAAAGACCTTCTTTGGGATTCCAATGACCCTATTTTGGTAAAGACATTCCAACGCATCAAAGCGGGAAAACGTTACCAGGATTATATGGAAGATAGCGAAATCTCTTTCGAAGACGATCAAAAATTCATCGGAAAACTTTTCTTGAGATATGTTGCAGAGAATAGTGATCTGCACGATAGATTCGAAGAGAAAGAAATGTCCTGGGCAGATGATCTGCACATTTCAAACTCGATGATACAAAAGACCATTGGGTTTATGAAGCAAGACGAACCTTCGCATACTTTAATTAAGATGTTAAAGGATGATGAAGACGAAGAATTTGCAAGAAAACTACTAAGGTCTTCACTCAATAACTGGGAAGAATCTGAAAAGAAATTGCAAGAACGTTTGGTGAACTGGGAATTGGACAGGATTTCCTTATTAGACAGAATCGTCTTGATCGCAGCCATCACAGAGCTAGACAACTTCCCGTTGACAGCTTCCAGAATTATCATTAATGAATATATTGATATTTCTAAAGTCTATGGAACCGAGAAATCCAACGTTTTCATCAACGGTGTTCTGGACAAATACACAAAAGATACAAACCGAGTATAA
- a CDS encoding DUF1573 domain-containing protein → MKSIKILAIAALCTLTFSCKKEEKTLDHIPGVDSAQASTVVEALSQDSVNPDDAALVKEAQSKPLTTIAFSETDHSFGDIKKGEKVEHIYEVTNTGTNPLIISNVKPGCGCTVPDFTKEPILPGKKGKITLHFDSTNFDGAVSKAADVFVNVEKAPVRLTFTANITQ, encoded by the coding sequence ATGAAATCAATCAAAATATTAGCTATCGCAGCACTTTGCACGCTAACTTTTTCTTGTAAAAAAGAAGAGAAGACCTTAGACCATATTCCAGGAGTAGATTCTGCTCAGGCGAGTACTGTGGTAGAAGCACTTTCCCAAGATTCTGTGAATCCAGATGACGCAGCATTGGTAAAAGAGGCGCAAAGCAAACCATTGACAACGATTGCCTTCAGCGAAACTGATCACAGCTTCGGTGATATCAAAAAAGGAGAAAAAGTAGAGCACATCTACGAAGTGACCAACACAGGAACGAACCCTTTGATCATCTCAAACGTGAAACCAGGTTGTGGATGTACAGTTCCAGATTTTACAAAAGAACCGATCTTGCCAGGTAAAAAAGGAAAGATCACTTTACATTTCGATTCTACAAACTTCGATGGTGCAGTCAGCAAAGCCGCAGACGTTTTTGTAAACGTGGAAAAAGCGCCGGTAAGATTGACTTTCACAGCTAACATTACTCAATAA
- the yajC gene encoding preprotein translocase subunit YajC: MLTVFLQAAAPQQSFTPTLIMIGLMVVGFYFLMIRPQMKKQKQEKNFQEALKPGARVVTTSGMHGKIFSIADDGVVIETLSGKLKFEKAAISKDFTAARFPETFGEVKK; encoded by the coding sequence ATGCTAACAGTATTTTTACAAGCAGCTGCACCACAACAATCATTCACGCCTACGCTGATCATGATTGGTTTGATGGTGGTCGGATTTTACTTCCTGATGATTCGTCCTCAGATGAAGAAGCAAAAGCAGGAAAAGAACTTCCAAGAAGCTTTGAAACCAGGTGCTAGAGTAGTGACGACTTCTGGAATGCACGGCAAGATCTTCAGTATTGCTGATGACGGTGTGGTGATCGAAACGCTCAGCGGAAAACTGAAGTTCGAAAAAGCAGCCATCTCAAAAGATTTCACTGCTGCAAGATTCCCGGAAACTTTCGGAGAAGTGAAGAAATAA
- a CDS encoding TlpA disulfide reductase family protein, with protein sequence MNFLRKNIVYFILLIVLLAFMTIKPLRDFVSEQIAMSPTVSKINNETLLADEVLDIDLKGINTSSTNLKNLRGKVLFLNFWGTWCPPCRTEWPTIQKLYDLKKDKLEFALIAMQDQEEDVKKFLKENNYTAPVYIAESPLDPKVLPVAFPTTYLIGKDGRILKKEDSSMDWSKDSILEFIDNVTK encoded by the coding sequence ATGAATTTTCTAAGAAAAAATATTGTTTACTTCATTTTACTGATTGTCTTGTTGGCTTTTATGACCATCAAGCCACTTAGGGATTTTGTGTCTGAACAGATTGCGATGAGTCCGACGGTTTCGAAGATCAATAATGAAACTTTGCTTGCAGACGAGGTTTTGGATATCGATCTGAAAGGCATCAATACGAGCAGTACGAATCTCAAAAACCTGCGTGGAAAGGTTTTGTTCCTTAATTTTTGGGGAACTTGGTGTCCGCCTTGCAGAACGGAATGGCCGACGATACAGAAACTGTACGACCTGAAAAAAGATAAACTGGAATTCGCCCTGATCGCGATGCAGGACCAAGAGGAAGATGTGAAAAAATTCCTGAAGGAAAATAATTATACGGCGCCTGTTTACATTGCTGAAAGTCCTTTGGACCCGAAAGTTTTGCCTGTTGCTTTTCCTACGACCTACTTGATCGGGAAAGATGGCAGGATTCTGAAAAAGGAAGATAGCTCGATGGATTGGAGCAAGGATTCTATCTTGGAATTCATTGATAACGTAACGAAATAG
- a CDS encoding thioredoxin family protein — protein sequence MDIKQFWDNAVSYTEYLREAGERLGNPKNSQESDYAEYYRLGIQRMNRMWEKYLPNSEQVATLANKNFNGKILIISEAWCGDASQVIPVVVKFFEQFEIRISYRDQEPSLVDDYLVNGGKSIPIVIFLDEDFNEIAHWGPRPKHGTELLNKHKANPEEFTKDQFYVELQTYYAKNRGFDTIEELLELL from the coding sequence ATGGATATAAAACAATTTTGGGACAATGCTGTTTCCTACACCGAATATCTTCGTGAAGCTGGAGAAAGACTTGGAAATCCAAAGAATTCTCAAGAGTCAGATTACGCTGAATATTACAGACTAGGAATCCAACGAATGAACAGAATGTGGGAAAAGTATCTTCCAAACTCTGAGCAGGTGGCGACTTTGGCCAATAAGAATTTCAATGGAAAAATATTAATTATTTCTGAAGCTTGGTGCGGCGATGCGAGTCAGGTAATTCCGGTTGTGGTGAAGTTTTTCGAGCAGTTTGAAATCAGGATCTCTTACCGTGACCAGGAACCAAGTTTGGTTGATGACTATTTGGTAAACGGCGGAAAGTCGATTCCGATCGTGATCTTCCTTGATGAAGATTTTAATGAAATCGCGCATTGGGGACCGAGACCAAAACACGGCACCGAACTTCTGAATAAACATAAAGCGAATCCGGAAGAATTTACGAAAGACCAATTCTATGTGGAATTGCAAACGTATTATGCTAAAAACAGAGGTTTCGATACGATAGAGGAACTTCTGGAATTGTTGTAA
- the aroC gene encoding chorismate synthase — protein MFNVLGNFLTLSSFGESHGEAYGGIITNFPAGLEIDIEKVQLELDRRKPGQSAIVTQRKEGDKIRFLSGIFDGKSTGTPIGFIVENENQRSKDYDHIAQAYRPSHADYTYDQKYGIRDYRGGGKSSARETLNWVVAGALAKQLFPDIEINAYVSSVGEIFCEKPYQDLDFSKTENNIVRCPDEETAEKMIERIKEIKKEGNTIGGTVTCVIKNVPVGLGEPIFNKLHAELGKAMLNINACKGFEYGSGFCGAKMTGKEHNDLFNQDGTTQSNLSGGIQGGISNGMDIYFRAAFKPVATILRPQESINKDGESVTVEGKGRHDPCVVPRAVPIVESLAAFVLADMYLINKTRKL, from the coding sequence ATGTTTAATGTTTTAGGAAACTTTTTGACGCTTTCTTCGTTCGGCGAAAGTCACGGAGAAGCTTACGGCGGAATTATCACCAATTTCCCTGCTGGTCTGGAAATCGATATTGAGAAAGTTCAGTTGGAACTTGACCGCAGAAAACCGGGGCAATCTGCAATTGTAACACAAAGAAAAGAAGGCGATAAGATTCGATTTTTATCCGGGATTTTTGATGGAAAATCGACAGGAACGCCCATCGGTTTCATTGTTGAAAATGAAAACCAACGTTCCAAAGATTACGACCATATTGCTCAGGCTTATCGTCCAAGCCACGCCGATTATACTTATGACCAAAAATACGGCATTCGCGATTATCGTGGTGGCGGAAAATCTTCTGCTCGTGAAACTTTGAATTGGGTGGTTGCAGGCGCATTAGCCAAACAACTTTTTCCCGATATTGAAATCAATGCTTACGTTTCTTCTGTTGGCGAAATCTTTTGCGAGAAACCTTATCAGGATTTGGATTTTTCTAAGACCGAAAACAACATCGTCCGTTGTCCCGATGAGGAAACGGCCGAGAAAATGATTGAGAGAATCAAAGAAATCAAAAAGGAAGGCAATACGATTGGCGGAACAGTAACTTGCGTTATTAAAAATGTTCCGGTTGGATTGGGCGAGCCAATTTTCAATAAGCTTCACGCTGAATTAGGCAAAGCAATGCTGAACATCAACGCCTGCAAAGGTTTTGAATATGGCAGTGGATTTTGTGGTGCGAAAATGACAGGAAAGGAACACAACGACCTTTTCAACCAAGATGGAACAACACAATCCAATCTTTCCGGCGGAATTCAGGGTGGAATTTCGAATGGAATGGACATCTATTTTCGTGCGGCTTTCAAACCTGTGGCAACGATTCTTCGTCCGCAGGAAAGCATCAATAAAGATGGCGAATCTGTGACGGTGGAAGGCAAAGGAAGACACGATCCCTGCGTGGTCCCAAGAGCTGTACCGATCGTGGAAAGTCTTGCTGCATTTGTTTTGGCAGATATGTATTTGATCAATAAAACCAGAAAACTCTAA
- a CDS encoding SDR family NAD(P)-dependent oxidoreductase, giving the protein MNKLLAYYPSVYYLKIYLYKMNSNKTVLILGANSDVAKQCILQYLAKGFSIIASSRNLQSLENYISENQLDKSKIEIKYFDATDFSSHQKFYDELSIKPNIVVYSAGFLVENQKALQDFSGTFEMMKTNYVGAVSILNIIATDINNKNLQRIIGLSSLSGVRGRKSNFVYGSTKAAFTQYLAGLRQELNLRKITVNVLVSGYINTKINAGLDLNQSLLMEPDYVAKHIVNAGNSFTIVPNWKWKIIYWILKLSPEFLVAKLP; this is encoded by the coding sequence TTGAATAAATTGCTAGCCTATTATCCATCTGTCTATTATCTGAAAATCTATCTTTACAAAATGAATTCTAATAAAACGGTCTTGATTCTCGGTGCCAATTCTGATGTGGCGAAACAATGTATTTTGCAATATTTAGCGAAAGGCTTTTCCATCATTGCATCTTCCAGAAATTTACAGTCTTTGGAAAATTATATCAGTGAAAATCAATTAGACAAATCAAAAATTGAAATCAAGTATTTTGATGCTACAGATTTTTCCTCTCATCAAAAATTTTATGATGAATTATCCATCAAACCAAATATCGTGGTTTATTCAGCAGGTTTTTTAGTGGAGAATCAAAAAGCTTTGCAGGATTTTTCTGGAACTTTTGAAATGATGAAAACGAATTATGTGGGCGCAGTTTCTATTCTGAATATTATTGCAACAGATATTAATAATAAAAATCTCCAAAGAATCATCGGACTTTCGTCACTTTCAGGCGTTCGTGGACGGAAAAGTAATTTCGTTTACGGAAGTACAAAAGCTGCCTTCACACAATATTTAGCTGGCCTTAGACAGGAATTGAATTTAAGGAAAATTACGGTGAATGTTCTGGTGAGCGGTTACATCAATACTAAAATCAATGCAGGTTTGGATTTGAATCAATCGTTATTGATGGAACCTGATTATGTGGCCAAACATATCGTGAATGCTGGCAATTCTTTCACTATCGTTCCCAATTGGAAATGGAAAATCATCTATTGGATTTTGAAGTTATCTCCCGAGTTTCTCGTAGCAAAGTTGCCTTAG
- a CDS encoding cupin-like domain-containing protein, whose product MKLKEIGRIRNYNSEEFTSKFMKPNIPVIIEDFIDAESPALKNWNYDYFKDIAGNNEVDVYGEEIHSLDRAASKPLARMKFSEYLDLISREKTKYRLFLFNLLSIKPELKKDVIYKDITKGKVLSWLPFMFFGGQGSNTRNHVDIDMSHVFLTQYQGIKKVWLFPLSQSDLIYKLPYNFHSIANLKTSSQEEFPGLKYLDGYEAVLKPGQTLYMPSGWWHFIQYETEGYSISVRALPFQLIEKWRGFKNLVITQHFDNLMRKLFKEKWFNYKVSIAKKRAQTAIDKIEGKHILEDIPDIPIHF is encoded by the coding sequence ATGAAGTTAAAAGAGATAGGCAGAATTCGAAATTATAATTCCGAAGAATTCACTTCGAAGTTTATGAAACCCAATATTCCGGTCATTATAGAAGACTTTATCGACGCGGAAAGTCCGGCTCTCAAAAACTGGAATTATGATTATTTCAAAGATATTGCAGGGAATAATGAAGTGGATGTCTATGGTGAGGAGATCCATTCTCTTGACAGAGCGGCGAGTAAACCATTGGCCAGAATGAAATTTTCTGAATATCTGGATTTGATAAGCCGAGAAAAAACAAAATACAGATTGTTCCTGTTCAATCTTTTGAGCATCAAACCAGAACTCAAGAAAGATGTCATTTATAAAGATATTACGAAAGGCAAAGTCTTGTCTTGGCTGCCTTTTATGTTCTTCGGTGGACAAGGTTCCAATACGCGAAACCACGTCGATATCGATATGTCACACGTTTTTTTGACTCAATATCAAGGTATTAAAAAAGTTTGGCTGTTCCCACTCAGTCAATCAGATTTGATTTATAAATTACCTTATAATTTTCACAGCATCGCCAATTTGAAAACGTCGTCTCAGGAGGAATTTCCTGGACTGAAATATCTTGATGGTTATGAAGCGGTTCTGAAACCTGGGCAAACACTTTATATGCCGTCTGGCTGGTGGCATTTTATTCAATATGAAACAGAAGGTTATTCAATCTCTGTACGCGCTTTGCCTTTTCAGTTGATAGAAAAATGGAGAGGCTTCAAAAATCTGGTCATCACTCAACATTTCGATAATCTGATGCGAAAACTCTTCAAAGAAAAATGGTTCAATTACAAAGTTTCCATCGCCAAAAAACGTGCGCAGACTGCCATTGACAAGATTGAAGGCAAACATATTCTGGAAGATATTCCTGATATTCCGATTCATTTTTAA
- the recQ gene encoding DNA helicase RecQ produces the protein MKSPSQILQQYFGYDNFRLEQANTVENLISKKDTFVLMPTGGGKSLCYQVPALVLDGTAIVISPLIALMKDQVDALRVNGISASYINSSMSVYEQNETLNQLKNGQLKLLYVAPEKLSSDNGAFLKLLNDVNISLFAVDEAHCVSHWGHDFRPDYLFLNGIKKQFPEVPIIALTASADEITRKDIIKQLNLQNPLVLISSFNRANIKYFVQPKQSVFQNIIQYLNEHPNDSGIIYCLSRKGTEEMSNNLRENGINSTFYHAGISSVERARVQEDFLKDKTRVMVATIAFGMGIDKSNVRFVMHADLPKNIESYYQETGRAGRDGLPSEAILFYSFADVIKLRRFAMVEGNEEQSELMLQKLKQMSDFAEMQKCRRQYLMEYFGEKHDGNCNSCDFCLSEFETWDATTDAQKLLSAIFRLKERYGKNLIIDFLRGSKSVKITDFMRSLPTYGIGNNQDKNYWQNLIRQLLINGFLSESNEEFSVLKLNEESKLVLFKDKKVTFQKVKEQAKAVTVAEIETHYSAPDIDGNEELFAELRTLRREIAERENVPPYVIFSDATLMELSAYLPNSKEELNQISGFGAFKIEKYGEIFLTPITDYCNIHSLTSKVIEKKPKKKREPKKNNAKTSGTFATTFKLYKEGNNVEEIAKIRNLSINTIQNHLANFVATGKIEADELIDMSKIEPIIEVAKTQTIPSLKAIKDELGEGFSYFEIHIAMAYHQSQQ, from the coding sequence ATGAAATCTCCATCACAAATATTACAACAATATTTCGGCTACGACAATTTCCGCCTCGAGCAAGCGAACACTGTTGAAAATTTAATTTCAAAAAAAGACACTTTTGTTTTGATGCCAACCGGTGGTGGAAAATCGCTTTGCTACCAAGTTCCGGCGTTGGTTTTGGACGGAACTGCGATTGTGATTTCGCCGTTGATTGCTTTGATGAAAGACCAAGTTGATGCGTTGCGCGTGAACGGAATTTCGGCTTCGTACATCAATTCTTCGATGAGTGTTTATGAGCAAAATGAAACTTTAAATCAATTAAAAAACGGTCAGCTCAAACTTTTATATGTTGCGCCGGAAAAATTGAGTTCAGATAATGGAGCATTTTTAAAATTGTTGAATGACGTCAATATTTCCCTGTTTGCGGTAGATGAGGCGCATTGTGTCTCGCATTGGGGTCACGATTTTCGTCCGGACTATTTATTTTTAAATGGAATTAAAAAGCAATTTCCAGAAGTCCCAATCATCGCATTGACGGCGAGTGCAGACGAAATTACGAGGAAAGACATCATCAAACAATTGAATCTTCAAAATCCGCTGGTTTTGATTTCTTCTTTCAATAGAGCCAATATCAAATATTTTGTGCAACCGAAACAATCGGTCTTCCAAAACATCATTCAATACCTCAATGAACATCCGAATGATTCGGGAATTATCTACTGTTTATCGAGAAAAGGAACGGAAGAAATGTCGAATAATCTCAGAGAAAATGGCATCAATTCCACATTTTATCACGCCGGGATTTCTTCCGTGGAAAGAGCAAGAGTTCAGGAAGATTTTTTAAAGGATAAAACTCGGGTGATGGTTGCGACGATTGCCTTTGGAATGGGAATCGACAAGAGCAATGTCCGATTTGTAATGCACGCAGATTTGCCCAAAAATATTGAAAGTTACTATCAAGAAACTGGGAGAGCTGGACGAGATGGTTTACCGAGTGAAGCGATTTTATTTTATTCATTTGCTGATGTGATAAAATTGCGAAGATTTGCAATGGTAGAAGGCAACGAAGAGCAATCTGAACTGATGTTGCAAAAGCTGAAACAAATGTCCGACTTTGCCGAAATGCAAAAATGCAGACGACAATATCTGATGGAATATTTCGGCGAAAAACACGATGGAAACTGCAATTCCTGCGATTTTTGTTTGAGTGAATTTGAAACTTGGGACGCAACAACCGATGCTCAAAAATTATTGAGTGCGATTTTTAGGTTGAAAGAACGATACGGAAAAAACCTAATCATCGATTTTCTGCGAGGTTCCAAAAGTGTAAAAATTACAGATTTTATGCGCAGTTTGCCGACTTACGGCATTGGAAATAATCAGGATAAAAATTATTGGCAAAACTTGATAAGACAATTATTGATTAATGGTTTTTTGAGTGAATCGAATGAAGAATTTTCGGTTTTAAAACTGAATGAAGAGAGCAAATTGGTTTTATTTAAAGATAAAAAAGTCACCTTCCAAAAAGTAAAAGAACAAGCCAAAGCCGTGACTGTCGCTGAAATTGAAACCCATTATTCCGCTCCAGATATTGACGGAAACGAAGAATTATTTGCAGAACTAAGAACCTTGAGAAGAGAAATCGCCGAACGAGAAAATGTTCCTCCTTACGTCATTTTTTCAGATGCAACTTTGATGGAATTGTCAGCTTATCTTCCAAATTCAAAAGAAGAATTGAATCAGATAAGTGGTTTCGGAGCTTTTAAAATTGAAAAATATGGAGAAATATTTTTGACTCCTATTACAGATTATTGCAACATTCATAGTTTGACTAGTAAAGTCATCGAGAAAAAACCGAAGAAGAAAAGAGAACCCAAAAAGAACAACGCCAAGACATCTGGAACTTTTGCGACGACTTTTAAATTGTACAAAGAAGGAAACAATGTAGAAGAAATCGCTAAAATCAGAAATCTGTCTATCAACACCATTCAAAATCATTTGGCAAATTTTGTTGCCACTGGAAAAATAGAAGCTGACGAATTAATTGATATGAGCAAAATAGAACCGATTATCGAAGTTGCAAAAACCCAGACAATTCCATCACTGAAAGCCATCAAAGATGAATTAGGGGAAGGTTTTTCTTATTTTGAAATTCATATAGCGATGGCTTATCACCAATCTCAGCAATAA
- a CDS encoding CPBP family intramembrane metalloprotease encodes MSLFTPLIWILIIVPFIALAIIRSEKVNLKYLGLFVLYFLTDSYIQHLSKLYFDLEFIGLKFAWIGKILSLCFALIVIFSVSKKDREEIGFTTKTNSKSQVKTGILIFLGFLAFDFIFKMILFPKGGDFDLETFAFQMTMPGLTEELVFRGILFWLLDKAFEPKWNFKGVKFGWGFVIVTILFAEAHGVMLTENYEFKFDIITILYLTVISSVSVGILRKLSGNLIFPILGHNAINTINAVIRIL; translated from the coding sequence ATGTCATTATTTACACCACTTATTTGGATTCTCATCATCGTTCCATTCATTGCTTTAGCCATTATTAGGTCAGAAAAGGTCAATCTAAAATATTTAGGATTGTTCGTCCTCTATTTTTTAACGGATTCTTACATCCAGCATTTGTCGAAACTCTATTTTGATTTGGAGTTTATAGGATTGAAATTCGCCTGGATTGGTAAAATTTTGAGTTTGTGTTTTGCTTTGATTGTTATTTTTTCTGTTTCAAAAAAAGACAGAGAAGAGATTGGATTTACGACGAAAACCAACTCTAAAAGTCAAGTGAAAACCGGAATTTTAATTTTTCTCGGATTTTTGGCCTTCGATTTTATATTCAAAATGATTTTGTTTCCGAAAGGCGGTGATTTCGATTTGGAAACGTTTGCATTCCAAATGACGATGCCTGGTTTGACGGAGGAATTGGTTTTTAGAGGGATTTTATTTTGGCTATTGGACAAAGCTTTCGAACCGAAATGGAATTTCAAAGGCGTTAAATTCGGTTGGGGATTTGTCATTGTCACGATACTTTTTGCCGAAGCGCACGGTGTGATGCTTACAGAAAATTATGAATTCAAGTTTGACATCATTACAATTCTTTATTTAACAGTCATTTCCTCTGTCAGTGTCGGGATTTTGCGTAAACTTTCAGGAAATCTTATTTTTCCAATTTTGGGACATAACGCCATCAACACGATAAATGCAGTCATTAGAATTTTGTAA